Within Gymnogyps californianus isolate 813 chromosome 27, ASM1813914v2, whole genome shotgun sequence, the genomic segment CACTTTATTTGTAAGAACATATCAGCTTAGACTTACTGGCTCTGAGTGTCTTGAAGACAATTTCAAGATGCTGGTAGAAAAGAACCATAAAACTGAATATTTCTACCTCAAATTCCCAATATATCAAGTGCAAATAAGGACCACTCCACAAGAGCATAGTGATTTGAGTGCATTAGCTAAGCactattcagaataaaaataaacacatcttcttctatttttctattaCCTGACTTTCTCAGAGCTCTTCAAGTGGAACTGACTGTTCCATAAACCCCTCTCTTCAAACTGAGGTTAAAAATGTCCAGACAGCTGGGAGAGGCAGTTTGCTGAATGCTCTTAAGTGTTTTATAATGACAATTGGAACTTACCAGCTTGTACGGACAAGTAGTTATACAACTCGTTCAGTATGTTCATTATTATGTCCTTCTGTTTAGCTTGACAGAACTGAAAGTCAGAAACAGGTAACAAACATGAATAGACCAGCAGCAACAGGACAGTGGTCAGACTAGCTAAAGataccaaaacaaaatgccaGCAGTGGGGTTTGGCTCAGTCATGCACCACTAGCTCCGTTTAAACACACCTGCAGCAAAGATCTACCGTTTCCGAAGCAAAAGCGAGCTAGCGCATCCTCTGAAAGTGCCACCGACTCCCCCGGCCCATAGCCCAGACTGCACCACCAGACATCCCCTCTGACTGACCACAGACGGATTCTTTGCCTCCAGAACATCACAGGAGGCTAAGCATAAGTCTGAATCCAAGAGgaaattttctctctcctaaTAATACATTATGATAAAAGAAACAGCGCTGTACAAACACTTTATGATGGAGTTCAGGGAATTAGTTGGATTAAATCTTGTATTGTTAAAGCTGAACACAGCTTTATTGCAAACCAATATCAATTCTGTTACAACTATTACAGAAATTGATTCACATAATAGggaatttaaatttttatcttttggaGTCTCATATACAGTCCTAATTTAATCTGGCCCATTAATTCCAAACTCATCAAATCacaatttttctgtaaaacaataGAACTAATAATTTTACAGTGATATTGATATTGGCGGAAGTTACCTAGAATAATTACTCTTCTGTGAGAATCCCCTATCCACAGTACttgaagataaataaatatatgcttaCATCATCCGTTCTTTTGTCACAATCCACAGGCAAGAGATTAACTatgagagagaaggggagggcgAGTTAGCTGGCTGCAAAACAAGAGCTTTGATCAAGAAagtaattatctttttaaaagaaggctCTACTTTAAAGCCTGATTCTGCTATTCTTAATCTCACTCCACACACCTTGCTATGCAAATAGCGCATTCAAAGCACTGCTTTGGTAAGCAGcgctgaaagcaaaacaaataaaacgGGTGCAAATGATGAACCCTGTTTAGCCGGAAAGTAAAAACTGGGCTCTGAATGTTGTAATAGCTCCTTTTAAGTAGATGTTTCGTGCTCCTCTACTACCTACTGCTTTGCACTGATCTTTTACAATCTAGTAATGCCTTTCGCTGCACACCATGGTCACCTGAAATATCACGGTGATAACAGGGATTTAAATCAAGCCTCCTCAAGGCAAAAGCAGAGGATTTATTTTAGTTGGAGCTGTTAGCTCTGCAGATTATGGCCTCTGGTTTAacagccccctcctgccccgaCAATTGGATATACACCGGCCACCGGTCCACCATGCACTACTTTCTAGCAATCTTAACTACCTGAGAATTTACAGAatttgcagctgtgctgcaagATTTCCTGCTTCAAAATACCATTGGTTTGGAAACATCTAAACAAGTTGTAAACAGTTTTATTCTGACTTTGAGAAAGCAGGAAACAGCTTTCCCAGCCCATGCAAAGTGCACAAACACCTACAGGCACAGCGTGCCAAGCTTCAGGACTCGCACCTTCCCAGCCGCACCCCACACCCCttcttctttcagttcaaaGCCATGAAGTGACAATATTTCCATCTGCTCTACCTGGGGAACTCTGCTTTAAAAACCGGGTGATGGGGAAGCCCCTCTTCATTTCTCATCAAAGCTCTGCCACACTTGCAGTGCCAAAGTACCAATTCAACCACTGTACTTCTCACGTGGCCAGGATAAAGGCCACGAAGGGCTGCGCTGTGCAGAGGCtaacattaaaaacacaatGGGCAATTACACAGACATTATGTTACACAATGGACAATCATAAAATACATCCTTGGCCTAGCAGGAATGTCACTCTCCATAAAACCCATGGTTTTGAAGAACCGAAGGCCaaactcatttgaaaaaaaagcacacacttTGCTTACTTTCCATGACTAACAAGGTTTCCCATGGGCAAGGGGAGATGGAAACAGGGACAGAAGCAGAGACGTCAGGTTACGGCAATGAGAATGACAAATGTGATGGCGATGGAAGTAataaagggaaagcagagaagaaaggtgaagaataaagtttaaaaacaggATTAAACCAGTGCACGTACAgttctcctctctcctgtcaAGCCAGCCTGACCCAATCATCTTCACCACGAGGATGCCcagaaaaatcagcagcagcacaaagctgGCGAGGCAAAGGAACTGGGAGAAGTAGTATTCCAGGCCTTTGCCCTTTCCATCCGTCTGCTGCTTGGGGGCTGACCGCAACAAGTGAGTACGGGAGGTTATTCCCTGTCCTGCTCCCGACGCTTCCCACCGGCTCCCTGAGGCCAGCCCTGCATCGCTCGTAGCCCTCCACGGGAACCGCCGGATCAAtccccctccccggctgccAGGGTTCAGCTCCCTGTCTGCCTCCTTCCGAACACTGGAAGCCAagtcctctttccctctcccaaacTGGTGACTCAACCCCCCAGGTCCCGCCGAGGTGCCCCAGTGGGTACTGGATGTCACCTCACTTTCCTGCCTCCATGAGCTGTTAGAGagccccttcctttcccctgctGTGTCCCACTGAGCTCGGGAGCTCTGCCCCCCAATTCCTCCTCCCGATATGCCCCAATGGCTCCTGGACTTCAGACCCCCACTCTCATCGCTGGAAAGAGGTTTGGAGCTGagccccctgctcctgcctgtggaGGTACCCCAGGGAGACATGCAGctcagccccccagccccatccagGGATGTCCCTGACCCAGCCCTGACGCCGAGCCCCCCACTTCTCTCTGCAGATGGGCTCCACTGGGATGTGGAGTTTGACCCCCGAAACCTGTCCAGGGATGGCCTCAACCCAGTGCTGAGCCCCCCACTTCTCTCCGTTGACGTGCCCCACTGCAATGAGGAGCCTGAGCCCCGAAATCCATCCAGGGATGGCTCTGGCCCAGCACTGAGCTCCTCACTTCTCTCTGTAAACGTGCTCCATTGGGACGTGGAACTCGGCCCCCGAAACCCATCCAGGGATGCCCCCAGCCCAGTGCTGACCCCCCTGCTTCTCTCTGTAGACTTGTCCCATTGGGACATGGGGCTCAGCCCCCCAGACTATCCAGGGACGGCTTCGACCCAGCCCCAAGGCCCCCACTCCTCTCTGCGGATgcaccccactgggagggggagctCAGCCCCCCAGGCCCATCCAGGGATGCCCCAGCCCAGTCCCAAGCCCCCCACTTCTCTCTATAGATgtatcccactgggagggggagctCAGCCCCCCATGCCCACCCAGGGATGCCCCCAGCCCGGTCCCGGCCCCCTCGCTTCTCTC encodes:
- the LEMD2 gene encoding LEM domain-containing protein 2, with the translated sequence MAELTDAELRKELVALGYRPGPITATTRKVYVKKLGCLRAEVAAARRSGRGAPPSPGRAPARPQQASPSRQWSGFNFSPVGAARDSEEEDEEEEEEEEEEEGGQQPASRWGTSGEGGGLSWGDSRGSPPGRGGGLGFRAKGGLSWDSFGGLSPSAQWGASVERSEGAGTGLGASLGGHGGLSSPSQWDTSIERSGGLGTGTGLGASLDGFRGPSSTSQWSTFTERSEELSAGPEPSLDGFRGSGSSLQWGTSTERSGGLSTGLRPSLDRFRGSNSTSQWSPSAERSGGLGVRAGSGTSLDGAGGLSCMSPWGTSTGRSRGLSSKPLSSDESGGLKSRSHWGISGGGIGGQSSRAQWDTAGERKGLSNSSWRQESEVTSSTHWGTSAGPGGLSHQFGRGKEDLASSVRKEADRELNPGSRGGGLIRRFPWRATSDAGLASGSRWEASGAGQGITSRTHLLRSAPKQQTDGKGKGLEYYFSQFLCLASFVLLLIFLGILVVKMIGSGWLDRREENFNLLPVDCDKRTDDFCQAKQKDIIMNILNELYNYLSVQAGNFECGNPENLKSKCIWVSEAKDHVVNITGTSSQKFEAALHWILNSNKDLGIWLKGRDLSEPVTKVEEVFCLESAHPQMGLGCRFRRAVVTAIMNLFLFFWSLITLWGILIFLRYRWRKMEEEEQAMYEMVKKIIAVVQDHYKEWERNLERYPYVGIFHVRDSLIPPQSRKKMKRVWERAVDFLASNESRIQTESHRVAGEDMLVWRWTQPSYVSDSEH